The Bacillus sp. FJAT-27916 genomic interval GTGTTAATCCTGGCAAATTCTTTTCTAGCTGATTTTTGACATATTGTGCAACGGTTTTCGTTATATCGCTATCATAGCTTAACAGCTCAAGCTCGATTTCCTTGACGCCTAATTCCTTAAGCCCCTTATTCCAATATTCTGTTGCTTCTTGGGTATTCGTTTCGTTAAATCCATCATACTTCGCTCGAAAATCCTTACCGCTCTCATCTTTCGTGAATTCCTTAGGTACGACGAAATGGGCAGCCAAGGAGCCATTGTTCAAAATGGATTCAATGTCTTTTTTGTTCCATCCTAAATCGAGTGCCTTACGGATATTCACATTGGCTAAATACTTATTTTGCTGATTCATGCGGATGAAATAGACAGTAGGGTCGAGTGAGCTCTTATATTCAGGAGTCGAAGAATATTGATCGACAAATTCAGCTGATAAGCCAATAGCATCCAGTTCGCCTGATTCAAACATATTTACAGCAGTGGCTGTATCATTTATGACATTTGCCTCAATCGAGTCAATTGCGACGCTTTCGGCACCCCAATAGTCTTTGTTTTTCTTATAAGTCCAGCTTGCCCCTTGTTTCCAGTCTTCCAATGTAAATGGTCCGTTATAGATTAAATGATCAGTTCCCAAGGCATAATTTTCACCTTGTGATTCAACGAATTCTTGATTTTGTGGGAAGAAAACAGGTGTCGTCAGCAGGCTTAAAAAGTATGGAGAAGGATTTTCTAATTCAACTTGAAGAGTGTAATCATCAGTTGCCTTGATTCCTAGTTCATCGACTTTATCAAACAGCTCATGATCCTTTGTTTGGATGGCAATAGAGTTCTTGAGCGGAGCCATGAGATAAGAGAATGGACTTAATGTTGAAGAGGAATGAGCTCTTTTCCATGCGTATTCAAAATCATGTGCAGTAACAGGCGTCCCATTGCTCCATTCAGCCCCTTCCCTTAATTTGAATGTGTAGCTTAATTGATCATCACTCACCTCATAGGATTTAGCGATTCCTGGAGTCGGCTCATTATTTTCATCGAGCCGGTAGAGTCCTTCAAAAATATTATTCATAACAATGGAAGAAGGAACATCATAGCTCCCAAGAGTATTTATGGTAGCAATATCATTTGCTGAAACCTTCAATACTTGATTGGCACTGCTTGTTTCTTTTCCCTGTGACTCTGACCCGCTTTCATTGTCCTGTTGGCATCCTACTAGAGCAAGACAAACCACGAACAGGCAGATGAACAGAAACCTTGTCTTTTTTTTAACCTTCATTCACTTATTCCCCCTTTTTTATGGCACTGCTTTTTGTATTTCCACTAGGTAAAAAGCAGGTACTATTTAAATACATGCAATATTCATGCCAAAGTGAAATGGAAAGTTATAAGGACATATTAAATTGTTAATAAAAGATCAGGTTAGGTAGTGTACAATTTTTTAGACATCAAATAGGTCGAGGTTGTTTAAATATTGAGATGGAAGTGAGTTGCTGAAGGGCTGTAAGAAGGATGAGAAAGGGGCTTTAATAGTAGCCCCTTCTCTAAAAAATGACATCATTTGCTGATGCTCTTTTTATTTTCTAATTTGCGATAATAAACTGCCAGCAGCATGGACGGTATTGTACATATCACCATGCCCAAGAAGGCATATTGCGGCTCAATTTCGTATAAATATCCGCCAAATATTGTAAACACAGCTGTGCTCCAACTGAGGGCAAAGGCTGAATATAAGCCCTGTGCCTTTGCTACATGGGCGGATGGGATAAACTTAATCAAATATTTCATGAAGGCATAATGCCCCATTGCAAATGATAGAGAGTGCAAGAGCTGCGCAACCGAGAACATGATCACATTCGGGAAGGCAAATACGAGCACCCAGCGAATGGTTGAACCCAGTGAGGCAATCGCCAATAGTGAGCCGACAGAGAAGCGTCCGAATTTCCGATCCGCGATGGCGAAGAAAATAATCTCCGCAATAACGGCAATATTGATGATGACCCCGATTAAATATTTCGGTGCTTCAATCTCCTGCAAGAAGAGATAGCCATAATTATAGTAGGATGCATGGGCAGCCTGCAGCAGGATGACAATCATCAGAACCAATGGGAAGTTCTTGATGCGGAATAATTTCATCCATCCGCCTGTTTGCGGCAGGTCAGTCTTTGGTTTCTCTGACAAAATGAGCGGTGCACGCATAAAGCCAAGTCCGACAGAGATGGCGGCTGTCAGTAATAATCCCCATAAAATCATGTTATCGCCATACATGCCTGTAAAGACGGTCAGCAGGACACCGGAAACGATGAACCCAGTTGATCCCCATTGGCGGCTTTTCCCATAATCCCTAAGCTGATGATTCTGTACCAAAACGGTCGCCGCATTATCCAAGGCAGGCATCAATGTTGGGTAGAAAATATGAATGATCAGTGTAACGATCAATAAGCTCATAAAGGATTCGGCCGGAATATAGCATAGAATGGACAAGACGGTCGCAATCCCCGCCATATTAAGCACAGCCTTGCTTGTGAACTTCCCTGATAAATAGGGGAAGACAAACAAGGTAGAAAGCCCTCTTGCTACAAGGCCTAAGCTCATGATCAAGCTCGCCTCTGCAACCGAGACTCCTTTCACATCTACCAGCCAGCCTGTCCAATAGGGAAGGAAGATTCCCCATGTCACATAAAAACTAAAGAATTGTATACTCATCCAACGATGCGCGTTCATTATGTATCCCCCTTTGTATGCATGGTATCATGAAAAGACAGAATAATAATATGAGATTTCTCATATTTCAGAGGTGGAACATGGAAATCTATAAAGGTGAGAAAAGGGAGCAGTATATACAGCAGCATTCGATTGCTCATCTATTCGCTTCTTCAGTTGAGAAAATGATTGAAGTGCATGAATACAAGCGAGATGAATGGATTATTTGGGAAGGTCAGAGATCGGAATATCTCTTCTATGTGATGGAAGGAAAGGCGAAAATCTATGTCACCCATCAGAATGGGAAAGCGTCTCTCTTGAACTTTGTACATACGAATGAATTCATTGGCGAAATGGAGCTCCTGCATGAGGTGTATTATACAAGGGGTGTCCAGGCAGCAACAAGAACGGTATGCCTGGCTCTCCCCTTTCATCCATGCCGCAGCGAGCTGCTTGAGGATGCTAAATTCTTGAGGGAATTAACAAAGGTATTGAGCGTGAAAGCAACCATTATGGCAGAAAGATATTCACAGACTTTAGCCTATCCGCTTGAAAATAGACTGGCCGACTTTATTTTGCAAACGGCAGATGAAGGGCTTTATCGGGAAAAGCATGTTATCGTCTGTGATTACTTAGGGGTATCCTACCGTCATTTATTGCATGTGCTTGCACAGTTTTGTGAGAAGGGATACTTGGAGAAGGAACGGCGATATTACTTGATTAAGGATGAAGAGTCATTATACAGGCTTGCCGGGATGCTGAAGAATTGATGAAGGCATGATGAATGATTGAAACGAGTCTAAAGGAAAGGGACAGATTCTTATGAAATTTATACTAGCACCTGATTCATTTAAAGAAAGTATGTCAGCGAAAAAGGCATGCCTTGCGATGGAGAAAGGGATTAAGACGGTCTTTCCGAATGCCGAATGTGTAGCTGTACCCATGGCAGACGGAGGAGAGGGAACAGTTGAATCCTTGGTAAGCCAGTCAAATGGCGAAATCATTCACATAGAAGTCATTGGTCCATTAGGTGAAGCCGTAACTGCGCAATATGGCCTGATTAGTGAGGGACAGACAGCCGTCATTGAGATGGCTGCAGCTAGCGGACTCGAGTTAATTAAACCGGCTGATAGAAATCCGCTTCTGACCACTACCTTTGGAACAGGTCAACTGATCAAGGATGCTCTGGACAGAGGGGCGAGACGATTTCTGATTGGCATCGGCGGAAGTGCCACCAATGACGGCGGAGCGGGCATGCTTCAGGCATTGGGTGTTTCCTTTAAGGATAAGGATGGAGAAGAGCTGCCCTTTGGCGGCGGAGCGCTTGGGCATCTTCATACCATTGATACAAGCAGAATGGATGAACGACTCAAGTTGGTGCAAATCGATGTCGCCTGTGATGTGACCAATCCCTTGATTGGGGAGAACGGCGCATCAGCCGTTTTTGGTCCGCAAAAGGGAGCAACACCAGAAATGGTCCGCCTGCTCGACTGTAATCTTGCTCATTATGCCGAGATGATTCAAAGGCAGCTTGGAAAAGATATTGCGGGCTGTGAAGGGGCGGGAGCGGCTGGTGGACTGGGCGCAGGTCTTCTTGCCTTCATGAATGCCGATTTGAAAAAAGGAATTGATCTTGTCATTGAATATACAGGCATTGAGAATGTAATGAAGGATGCTGATTATGTGTTTACGGGTGAAGGCAGTATTGACGGTCAAACCTTATTTGGCAAGACGCCCTATGGGGTTGCGAAGATTGCTGAGAAATATTCCATTCCTGTCATTGCCTTTGCTGGCAAGGTAGGCAAAGGAACAGAGGAACTCTATGAACATGGCTTCCATGTTATTATCGGTATCTTAAAAGGTGTGACAACCATAGAGGAAGCTCTTGAATCAGGTGAAGAGAATCTAGCCTTTGCTGCAGAAAATGTATGCCGCATCTTGAACATTACCCTATAAGGGAACACTGCTGATGGACTAACGGGTTCTCTTTTGAGGGAGAAAAATAGAAATAACAAGCCGTATAACACAGCAATTAACATTGTTAATTTGCTTGTTAAAACCATAGATGATTAAACGAAAAGGAATGCGAGGGAACATAATAGAATATTTAATAAGGTTAAATTCAGTCAAACCTTATAATATGAAGGGGCAGTTTAGTTTAACAAGAGCAACTGAGAAAGTAACATTAAGTTAATTCAGTATTTTAAGAGTAAAAAAAAAAAAGGGGGGAGAAGAAGTAAGATGGGAAAACGTACAAAAACAATAGCATTAAATATATTANNNNNNNNNNTTTTAAGAGTTAAAAAAGGGGGGAGAAGAAGTAAGATGGGAAAACGTACAAAAACAATAGCATTAAATATATTAGCTATAATTATATTGTATGCCTTATTTGCAAGTATTGGGGAAGTTAGGCAAAGTTCAAAAACAGTAGATGAAGCATTTGAAAAGTTTAAGAAAGAATTTGTTTATAGTGAAATCAGCGATAAACAATTTTACCTTATCGAAAATTCTACATTTCTACTATTTGAAGCTGGAAATACTGTTTCATTAGTCCAGTTTGAAAAAGGGATATTTGGTTGGAAACCAACTTATTATTCCCACGATGAAGATAGAGGCTTATCCTATTCTTCAAGTTTTGATTTTGGAGAAGCCCTTTTGCACGGAGTCATTCCAGAAGAAATAACGAATGAAACGAATACCGTAAAAGTGAATGGAATAGAGGCAGATATTGTTAAGCTCAATGATAAAACGAGAGTTTGGATTTTGATAAACAATAAACCAAAAAACTTTTCTAACATAAACATAGACTTCTTAGATAAGGACGGACATATAATTAGCGAAATATAAGTACATATATCATTTCTAAAGGTATTTGCTAGTATTTTAACACCCTTTTCTGTTGAATTCCTTATAGAAGAAATGGGCAGGTTAGCGGAAGAAGTAATTTTCTGAAACTTCAAACTAGTATCTCTCGTATATTAATTAATAACAGGAAATACCAAGAAAGGGGATTTTATTTTGCAGTTGCTTTTAAATGGATTATATAGAGGGTCTATTCCATTGGGTATCTTACTAATCATTTCATTGTCGTATAAGTTGCAAGGACAATCAGATGATTCGAGTGCTTATTTTTTTTATGGCCTAATAGCCTTTTTCCTCGGATTGGCAAGTGTTATCTATCAAATTAAACAATGGAGTTTCTTGAAACAAATCTTTGCTCATTATATGGCGATGCTGATTACAGTTTTCCCAACGTTGCTTTTAAGTGGTTTTTATCCGTTAGATTCATTTAAAGATGTATTTGATGTGTACCTCCAATTTAATAAAGTGGGAATTATCTTATTCTTAACTATATATTTTATTGAATATGTTATTTCACGTAGAAATTCTAGTAATAGCACTTCTATATGATTGGGGTGTCGATTGACGGTGGTGTTGATCTAAGAAGGATTAATCCCTTTTTTGTAACCTCTTATGGAAGAAAAGGGCAGTTTAGTGCAAGAAGGATTTGCTGCCATACATACCGAATTATATGGTTATAGCTTTGAAGCTGTGACTAATAAAGATATATGGAGAGGGTTAATTTTGAGACTGTTTACGATTCTTATTATTTTATTTTTATTGTTGTTTTTAATAGAAAAATTGATAGAAAAATTTCTGGGTGTAAAGAGAAGAAGAATTTCCGAAACCCCTGGCAAAAGCGTTGATCGATGGGGGAGAACGATAATACTCATTATTTTTTTGGTCGTCTATTTCTTTGCTCTAACAAAGGGGTCGGTTGACACCCTAAAATGGTATTGGGTTCTATTTTTAACAGTATTAGCGGGGTTTCAAATTATATTGGAATGGAAGTATCTAAAAGAATCAAAACAATATATCTCAACACTTATAAGCTCGACGATATGTTTTATTTTCATAATATTCTTTGTTATTCGCTTTTACAACTAAAAATTAGCATTTGAGAAATGAGAGTAGTTGCTTTTTTACTAACGAGGCAGTTGTGCGGCCGAGCCTAGGTCGTATCATATAGCGGGTGGGATTCCCGCCGAGTAAGAACTAGCCATTCGCTCGTAGCGAGTCTTGGAGGGGCAAAGGTAACTTTGGTCTTTAAGCGTAGACAGTTAGGTGGCGGGCCGAAAGCCAAATGGTTGAAGGGATTGAGCTCCATAAACGTTTGTAAACCGAGAGGGCTGATGCCTTAACTGCGTGTAGAAAGCAATATTTTATCTTTTGTTATAGGCGAGAAAGATAAAACCTCTCTGGAGTCAGAGACCTTGGCACGTCATACATAGATATGATACGGCAACTCGGGAGACCCTACCGGTCTCTTCTGTTTATTAGAAGAGTATGGTGTACAAGCGATAACAAGTAAGGAAACCAAATGCCGGGTAGGGAGTCGGATAGCAGCGTAGTACCAATGAAGTTGGGTAATGCCGATGGAGGAAAGGCTAGCTACCAGTTATTGCCCTTATTAGGGACACATTTACTAAATGTGCAATCACTCATTCAATGTCATCATGAGCTGCCAAACAATAAGGCAACTGGTGTGAACGGTACAACGAAAGAGCAATATGCTGAAAGTCTTGAAGAAAACATAATGGACTTAACAAACAGACTTAAAAGCAAAAGTTATCGTCCAGTTCCGGTTAGAAGAATGTATATTCCAAAGCTTAACTCTAATAAGAAAAGGCCATTAGGAATACCGGAACATGAGGATAAAATTGTCCAGAAAGGCATTGCAAAAGTGCTAAATGCTATCTATAAGAATGACTTTCTAGACTGCTCTTTTGGGTTTCGACCAAACAGAAACTGTCATGATGCGTTAAAGATACTAAACTTTTATGTAGAAAAAAGATTAGTAAGCTATGTAGTAGATGTAGATATCAAAGGCTTCTTCGATAATGTTGACCACAAATGGATGATGGAGTTCTTGAAACATAGAATAACGGATCCTAGCCTCCTGAGAATAATCAGTAGGTTCCTCAAAGGTGGTTACATGGAGGAAGGCAGGAGATACAAAACAGATAAGGGTACACCGCAAGGTGGAGTAATATCTCCTATCTTGGCTAATGTGTACCTTCATTATGTACTCGACTTATGGTTTGAGAAAGTGGTTAGGAAACAATGTGAAGGACAGGCATACATGGTAAGATATGCGGATGATTTTGTTTGTTGTTTTCAACACAAAAGGGAAGCTATACAATTCTACGAGTCATTAAAACTGAGATTGAAGAAATTTAACTTGGAAATAGCTGAGGATAAGACCAAGGTTATTCCCTTCGGGAGATTTGCAGAAAATAACGCGAAACGAACAGGGAATGGTAAGCCTGCAACCTTCGATTTCCTTGGATTTACGCATTATTGTGGAAAAAGTAAACAAGGAAAATTTCGTGTAAAACGGAAATCGAGCAGAAAGAAAGTCCAAGGCAAGCTGAAAGAATCTAAGGAATGGTTGAAGTCTAATAGAAATAAAAATATCCATTTAATCATGGAGAGATTTAGACGTTCTCTAGTAGGATACTACAACTATTACTGCATCACAGATAATTCTCGAACGGTTAATGACTTCAAAGAGAAAATCGAAATTTTACTATTTAAATGGCTGAATAGAAGGAGCCAAAGAAAGTCCTTTACATGGGATAAATTCAGGCTATTCCTTCAAATGTTCCTACTTCCTAAACCAAGAATCAGGGTCAATATTTATGAATTAAGGAAAGAAATTAGCTATATTCTGTAAATGATAACTAGGAGGAGCCGTGTGCGTTAATAGCGCAAGCACGGTTCTGAGAGGGGGGAGAAGCACAATTTACCGTAAGGTAAAAAGGCTCTCTTCTACTCGACTAGCTCAGGAAGGAAAGGTAATCATAAAAACAAAAACGGGAACAAAGATATAATTATTTTAATTTCATATTTTAACGAGGTGTAGAATAAGTGAAAAAAATGAATACGTTTATTTATGTAAGCCTAATAATAGCAACTTTATTTGGGGTCTCTGGGCAAGATATTGCGTACTTTTTAAATGAGAATTTCATTGAATCTTATCCATTATATTATTTAACTACTTTAACAGTAATAAGTATATGTTTATACATATGTTCGATGATTTTAATTTTTATAAAATATAGGAAACAAAGAAAAACTAAAAACACATTAGGAATTGAGTTGTATTTGTGTTTTATCATTGGGTTGCCAGTTTCTTGTTGGTCTTTATTGGTTACTGCTATGTGGTGGGGTTAATACGGACTTATTACTTTTTAAAGTGAAGTTATTAATTTATTGGTCGATTATGAGTGTGTAATTCTCTGGAATGATTAACACACTTTTCTGTTGAATTCCTTATTACAAACGGGCAGGTTAGCGGAAAAAGGATTTTCAACGATCGATAGAGAATAGTAATAGGGATTCTCAGGGGAGATTCTATTCTAACTTAATGGAGAGTGGAAAAATGGGCCAAAAGAGTATATCTGGTATTGTAGGAGGAATTTTGATAGCGGTAAGTATTGTAGTCGGGGCTTTCTTAATCTCTGATTCTTCATCTATTGCTACTACAAGTAATGAAGAAGAAGTATCAACAGAGAAAAGTGTATTCACTATTGATGACCTGGCTGAATATTTATCTGTAAGCACTAAAGACATAGAAGAAATTATTGAAAAAAGGGATATAGAGAAAGCATCTATTGAAGAGGGAAATTTTGATACCTATAAATATATTCCTTATCTGACTATTTCGGGTGAAGTCCGTTTCTTGAAAAGCGAAATAGACAAATGGCTAGAATATCATTCGAAAAATAATTTTCATTCTTGATGAGATACACTAGGCGAATTTTATATCCATCTCTTGAGCTAAAGGGCAGGTTAGCGGAAGAAGGACTCTTCCGCTTTTTGTCGAATTCATTATGAAAATAACAGGACACGTAAGTTCAATAAGAAATAGTCATCACTTTGCTGAAACACCTTAATAATTAAGAGAAGGGAAAGAATATGAAAGATTTATTAGGTTATTTTCTTATAGCACAAGCCATCATTACTGGAGTGATTGTTCATACAATATATGCTTTTTCTGATTCCATTATAGATGCAGTCGTTTATACTGTATCCCCTGGTGAATCAGATTTAGCTTGGGGTGCTGGAGCACCTACATTTATATGGGGTTTACTTACTGTAGTAATAGGATTAGGTATATTTGTGATTGCAAAGAAGAAGTAGATTTAAAAAAGAGCATC includes:
- a CDS encoding peptide ABC transporter substrate-binding protein translates to MKVKKKTRFLFICLFVVCLALVGCQQDNESGSESQGKETSSANQVLKVSANDIATINTLGSYDVPSSIVMNNIFEGLYRLDENNEPTPGIAKSYEVSDDQLSYTFKLREGAEWSNGTPVTAHDFEYAWKRAHSSSTLSPFSYLMAPLKNSIAIQTKDHELFDKVDELGIKATDDYTLQVELENPSPYFLSLLTTPVFFPQNQEFVESQGENYALGTDHLIYNGPFTLEDWKQGASWTYKKNKDYWGAESVAIDSIEANVINDTATAVNMFESGELDAIGLSAEFVDQYSSTPEYKSSLDPTVYFIRMNQQNKYLANVNIRKALDLGWNKKDIESILNNGSLAAHFVVPKEFTKDESGKDFRAKYDGFNETNTQEATEYWNKGLKELGVKEIELELLSYDSDITKTVAQYVKNQLEKNLPGLTLNVNQQPSKQKLDLEAKQDYELSYSGWSPDYHDPISFLEIFHTNNPYNWMNFSNKEFDQLIDAAYKETDIAKRWGNLQEAERILIEENAAVSPMFQAGKTTLTKTNVKGIADHPYGGNKTYKWVKIN
- a CDS encoding MFS transporter produces the protein MNAHRWMSIQFFSFYVTWGIFLPYWTGWLVDVKGVSVAEASLIMSLGLVARGLSTLFVFPYLSGKFTSKAVLNMAGIATVLSILCYIPAESFMSLLIVTLIIHIFYPTLMPALDNAATVLVQNHQLRDYGKSRQWGSTGFIVSGVLLTVFTGMYGDNMILWGLLLTAAISVGLGFMRAPLILSEKPKTDLPQTGGWMKLFRIKNFPLVLMIVILLQAAHASYYNYGYLFLQEIEAPKYLIGVIINIAVIAEIIFFAIADRKFGRFSVGSLLAIASLGSTIRWVLVFAFPNVIMFSVAQLLHSLSFAMGHYAFMKYLIKFIPSAHVAKAQGLYSAFALSWSTAVFTIFGGYLYEIEPQYAFLGMVICTIPSMLLAVYYRKLENKKSISK
- the yeiL gene encoding transcriptional regulator YeiL; its protein translation is MEIYKGEKREQYIQQHSIAHLFASSVEKMIEVHEYKRDEWIIWEGQRSEYLFYVMEGKAKIYVTHQNGKASLLNFVHTNEFIGEMELLHEVYYTRGVQAATRTVCLALPFHPCRSELLEDAKFLRELTKVLSVKATIMAERYSQTLAYPLENRLADFILQTADEGLYREKHVIVCDYLGVSYRHLLHVLAQFCEKGYLEKERRYYLIKDEESLYRLAGMLKN
- a CDS encoding glycerate kinase, whose translation is MKFILAPDSFKESMSAKKACLAMEKGIKTVFPNAECVAVPMADGGEGTVESLVSQSNGEIIHIEVIGPLGEAVTAQYGLISEGQTAVIEMAAASGLELIKPADRNPLLTTTFGTGQLIKDALDRGARRFLIGIGGSATNDGGAGMLQALGVSFKDKDGEELPFGGGALGHLHTIDTSRMDERLKLVQIDVACDVTNPLIGENGASAVFGPQKGATPEMVRLLDCNLAHYAEMIQRQLGKDIAGCEGAGAAGGLGAGLLAFMNADLKKGIDLVIEYTGIENVMKDADYVFTGEGSIDGQTLFGKTPYGVAKIAEKYSIPVIAFAGKVGKGTEELYEHGFHVIIGILKGVTTIEEALESGEENLAFAAENVCRILNITL
- a CDS encoding DUF3021 family protein — its product is MQLLLNGLYRGSIPLGILLIISLSYKLQGQSDDSSAYFFYGLIAFFLGLASVIYQIKQWSFLKQIFAHYMAMLITVFPTLLLSGFYPLDSFKDVFDVYLQFNKVGIILFLTIYFIEYVISRRNSSNSTSI
- a CDS encoding DUF4181 domain-containing protein → MEEKGSLVQEGFAAIHTELYGYSFEAVTNKDIWRGLILRLFTILIILFLLLFLIEKLIEKFLGVKRRRISETPGKSVDRWGRTIILIIFLVVYFFALTKGSVDTLKWYWVLFLTVLAGFQIILEWKYLKESKQYISTLISSTICFIFIIFFVIRFYN
- the ltrA gene encoding group II intron reverse transcriptase/maturase yields the protein MKLGNADGGKASYQLLPLLGTHLLNVQSLIQCHHELPNNKATGVNGTTKEQYAESLEENIMDLTNRLKSKSYRPVPVRRMYIPKLNSNKKRPLGIPEHEDKIVQKGIAKVLNAIYKNDFLDCSFGFRPNRNCHDALKILNFYVEKRLVSYVVDVDIKGFFDNVDHKWMMEFLKHRITDPSLLRIISRFLKGGYMEEGRRYKTDKGTPQGGVISPILANVYLHYVLDLWFEKVVRKQCEGQAYMVRYADDFVCCFQHKREAIQFYESLKLRLKKFNLEIAEDKTKVIPFGRFAENNAKRTGNGKPATFDFLGFTHYCGKSKQGKFRVKRKSSRKKVQGKLKESKEWLKSNRNKNIHLIMERFRRSLVGYYNYYCITDNSRTVNDFKEKIEILLFKWLNRRSQRKSFTWDKFRLFLQMFLLPKPRIRVNIYELRKEISYIL
- a CDS encoding helix-turn-helix domain-containing protein, translating into MGQKSISGIVGGILIAVSIVVGAFLISDSSSIATTSNEEEVSTEKSVFTIDDLAEYLSVSTKDIEEIIEKRDIEKASIEEGNFDTYKYIPYLTISGEVRFLKSEIDKWLEYHSKNNFHS